One genomic region from bacterium BMS3Abin11 encodes:
- a CDS encoding transposase IS200 like protein: MREWQRQAHVKHYCRYHVVFVPKYRKKSIYGVLRKDIGGIFRDLCRQNGVELVEGHAIGDHVHMLLMVPPKYSVSNTIGFLKGKSTIRIFREYLQVKRNFTGRHFWARGYCVSTVGLDEEMIRVYIKNQELEEKRQEQIRLIGV; encoded by the coding sequence ATGAGAGAGTGGCAGCGCCAAGCTCACGTTAAACATTATTGCAGATATCACGTAGTGTTTGTTCCTAAATATCGTAAGAAGTCGATATATGGGGTATTAAGAAAGGATATTGGAGGTATTTTTCGAGATTTGTGTCGTCAGAATGGAGTTGAACTGGTAGAAGGACATGCGATAGGTGATCATGTACATATGCTGTTGATGGTTCCGCCAAAATATAGTGTGTCCAATACGATAGGTTTTCTGAAAGGGAAATCGACGATACGGATATTTAGAGAATATTTGCAGGTGAAGCGGAACTTCACAGGAAGGCATTTTTGGGCACGAGGCTACTGCGTCAGTACGGTGGGATTAGATGAAGAGATGATTCGAGTCTACATTAAGAATCAGGAACTGGAAGAGAAACGCCAGGAGCAAATAAGATTAATAGGAGTTTAA
- a CDS encoding putative glutamate synthase (NADPH) small subunit translates to MSDEKKTAAYICKGCGLGDRLDCTELTTIAEKEGKAEIVREHEFLCNANGVAMIQKDIDEGANRIIINACSRRAKTEAFNFENVAMTRANLREGVIWSQPNTDEARETTQEMAADYVRMACAEIKFMNIPEENPEHGTNKRLLVVGGGISGMTSAIEAARAGYEVILVEKTGALGGMAAQLYKRVPDHEDYADPQDTGIAEMVAEIEADSLITVKLDSTITRTSGAPGQFSVDITKESGSTETENVGAIIQASGFTNYDANNLPHLGYGKSADVVDQAGLEALAKAANGGAIKRPSDGKEVTSVAFIQCAGQRSKKKGELSYCSGHCCNTSIKQAMYFKDANPDVDAIVIYTDLRTPGNGEDFYRSAQKKRIIFTKGEVSEVVTSGSGLEVKFKDLILNEDTAMNADLVVLATGQVPNSGVNIEAIPASVDKDEAAAEAEESSINTEVDTGAIQEVSVLNLTYRQGKDLPHLRHGFSDSHFICFPYETRRTGIYTTGPVRRPMDIAQAKEDATGAALKAIQAIENSGLGRAAHPRSGDLSYPDFRKENCTQCKRCTVECPFGAIDETEDGYPQFNEGRCRRCGTCMGACPVRIISFANYSVDTVGAQLKAVDMPDEFDEKPRMLVLACENDAYPAIDMAGMNGKSYSPYVRIVPVRCLGSVNTIWISDAMNSGYDMVLLMGCKHGDDYQCHFVKGSELANIRMSKIGDTLQTLNLEPERVQDYEVAITDIDRIPQLINDAAEVIGTIGMNPFKGF, encoded by the coding sequence ATGTCAGACGAAAAGAAAACAGCGGCATATATTTGTAAGGGCTGTGGACTGGGCGACCGCCTGGACTGCACTGAACTTACCACGATAGCCGAAAAAGAAGGCAAGGCCGAGATCGTTCGTGAACACGAGTTCCTGTGCAACGCCAACGGTGTGGCCATGATACAGAAAGATATTGATGAAGGTGCCAACCGCATCATTATCAATGCCTGTTCACGCCGCGCCAAGACGGAGGCCTTCAATTTTGAAAATGTGGCCATGACCCGAGCGAATCTGCGTGAAGGCGTCATCTGGTCTCAACCGAATACCGACGAGGCGCGGGAAACAACGCAGGAAATGGCGGCAGATTATGTCCGCATGGCCTGTGCTGAAATCAAATTCATGAATATCCCGGAAGAAAACCCCGAACATGGCACAAACAAACGCCTGCTGGTTGTCGGCGGCGGTATCAGCGGCATGACATCAGCCATTGAGGCTGCCCGTGCCGGCTATGAAGTGATACTGGTTGAAAAAACCGGAGCGCTCGGCGGCATGGCGGCACAGCTCTACAAGCGTGTACCGGATCATGAAGACTATGCTGACCCTCAGGATACTGGTATCGCTGAGATGGTTGCTGAAATCGAGGCTGATAGCCTAATCACCGTCAAACTCGATTCCACTATCACCCGTACCAGCGGTGCCCCGGGCCAGTTCTCGGTTGACATCACCAAAGAAAGCGGTTCGACCGAGACTGAAAACGTCGGAGCCATTATTCAGGCGTCCGGTTTTACGAATTACGACGCAAATAATCTCCCTCATCTTGGTTATGGAAAATCTGCTGATGTGGTTGATCAGGCCGGCCTGGAAGCACTGGCAAAAGCGGCTAACGGAGGTGCTATCAAGCGTCCTTCGGACGGCAAAGAAGTGACAAGTGTCGCCTTCATCCAGTGCGCCGGTCAGCGCAGCAAAAAGAAAGGTGAACTAAGTTATTGTTCTGGTCATTGTTGTAACACGAGCATTAAACAGGCCATGTACTTCAAGGATGCGAATCCTGATGTTGATGCAATCGTCATCTACACAGATTTACGTACCCCGGGCAATGGCGAGGACTTCTACCGCAGCGCACAGAAAAAACGCATAATCTTCACCAAAGGTGAGGTCAGTGAGGTCGTCACTTCCGGCAGTGGTCTGGAAGTAAAGTTCAAAGACCTGATTCTCAATGAAGACACAGCAATGAATGCCGATCTGGTTGTTCTTGCCACAGGCCAGGTACCGAACTCTGGTGTCAATATCGAAGCAATACCTGCATCTGTGGATAAAGACGAAGCGGCTGCTGAAGCTGAAGAAAGCAGCATCAACACCGAAGTCGATACCGGTGCCATACAGGAAGTCTCGGTGCTCAATCTGACTTACCGCCAGGGCAAGGATCTACCGCACCTACGCCATGGCTTCTCCGATTCGCATTTCATCTGTTTTCCATACGAAACACGGCGCACGGGTATCTATACCACAGGCCCTGTGCGTCGTCCGATGGACATCGCTCAGGCAAAAGAAGATGCCACCGGTGCTGCACTGAAAGCCATCCAGGCGATTGAGAATTCTGGACTGGGCCGTGCGGCACATCCGCGTTCCGGTGACCTCTCCTACCCTGATTTCCGCAAGGAAAACTGCACCCAGTGTAAACGCTGTACGGTTGAGTGCCCGTTTGGTGCCATCGATGAAACTGAAGATGGCTACCCGCAGTTCAATGAAGGCCGCTGCCGTCGTTGTGGTACCTGTATGGGTGCTTGTCCAGTACGTATCATCTCATTTGCCAATTACTCAGTCGATACTGTTGGCGCTCAGCTGAAAGCAGTCGATATGCCGGATGAATTTGACGAAAAACCACGCATGCTGGTACTGGCCTGTGAGAATGACGCTTATCCTGCCATCGATATGGCTGGCATGAACGGCAAGAGCTACAGTCCTTACGTGCGTATCGTTCCAGTTCGCTGCCTCGGCTCGGTAAACACCATCTGGATATCCGATGCCATGAATAGCGGCTACGATATGGTGCTGCTGATGGGCTGTAAACACGGTGACGACTATCAATGTCACTTTGTCAAAGGATCTGAACTGGCCAATATTCGTATGAGCAAGATTGGTGACACCCTGCAGACTCTGAACCTGGAGCCTGAACGTGTACAGGATTATGAGGTGGCGATCACCGATATTGACCGTATACCCCAACTGATCAATGATGCAGCCGAGGTTATCGGAACCATTGGCATGAATCCGTTCAAGGGCTTCTAG
- a CDS encoding succinate dehydrogenase/fumarate reductase iron-sulfur subunit, giving the protein MAKEYSFYPGCSSERRASASNYMVSVESMCDTLDIKLNEIPDWNCCGASIGYAEGGELPRHVMNARNMALSEEASPGQDIVATCAACWLGTKETSERLRGSDALMADTNEALKEAGLQVKADQEVRHMVEALIEDLGYDELAKPVTKPLEGIKIAGYVGCQTNRPFGIVGESFENPKYLDKLVETVGAEPVEAYDQKVTCCGGALAFSEPEKSQVLIKKIIESAYDHGAEMIVTPCPVCQLNVEVYQDMINKKYNTKFNIPVMYYSQLMAVAYGSSAKEAGLNGNVIRSKKLEEIAAK; this is encoded by the coding sequence ATGGCAAAAGAATACTCTTTCTATCCAGGGTGCTCATCAGAGCGCAGAGCCTCGGCCTCCAACTACATGGTCTCTGTCGAGAGCATGTGTGACACACTAGATATCAAACTTAACGAGATCCCTGACTGGAACTGCTGTGGCGCCTCCATCGGTTACGCAGAAGGCGGAGAACTGCCCCGCCATGTCATGAATGCTCGTAATATGGCACTGTCAGAAGAAGCCAGCCCGGGTCAGGATATCGTCGCCACCTGTGCTGCATGCTGGCTAGGTACAAAAGAAACCTCTGAAAGATTGAGAGGCAGCGACGCCTTGATGGCAGATACCAACGAAGCGCTTAAAGAAGCTGGGCTGCAAGTGAAAGCAGACCAGGAAGTCCGCCACATGGTTGAAGCACTGATTGAAGACCTCGGTTATGATGAACTGGCAAAGCCGGTCACCAAACCTCTGGAAGGCATCAAGATTGCCGGTTATGTCGGCTGTCAGACCAACCGTCCTTTTGGTATCGTCGGTGAATCTTTCGAGAATCCTAAATATCTGGACAAACTGGTCGAAACCGTCGGTGCAGAGCCAGTTGAAGCCTATGATCAGAAAGTAACCTGCTGCGGCGGCGCACTGGCCTTCTCTGAGCCTGAAAAATCACAGGTACTGATCAAGAAGATCATCGAATCCGCCTATGATCACGGTGCCGAGATGATCGTAACGCCCTGTCCCGTCTGTCAGTTGAATGTTGAAGTCTATCAGGACATGATCAACAAGAAATACAATACCAAATTCAACATCCCGGTGATGTATTACAGCCAGCTGATGGCGGTTGCCTACGGCAGCTCTGCCAAAGAAGCCGGCCTGAACGGTAATGTTATTCGTTCAAAAAAACTGGAAGAGATCGCGGCGAAGTAA
- a CDS encoding ribonucleotide-diphosphate reductase subunit alpha, whose translation MSVKIEKKIVGYTVADKSADKDGLENTGLPVNGESSGVAGGEQDISANVVHMHEKLQRPEMLVGSTYKIKTPLSEHALYVTINDIILNQGTEHERRRPFEIFINSKNMDHFQWIVALTRIISAVFRKGGDATFLVEELHSVFDPRGGYFKKGGKYMPSLVAEIGDAIECHMKVIGMIPADELDDCVREHLQAKRAEYDSMTVEAENRADDTQLSEEQVISDFPPDAQLCSKCHTKAVIKMDGCMTCLNCGESKCG comes from the coding sequence ATGTCAGTAAAGATTGAAAAAAAGATTGTAGGTTATACCGTCGCAGACAAATCAGCGGACAAAGACGGGCTTGAAAATACAGGACTTCCAGTTAATGGAGAGAGTTCCGGTGTTGCAGGAGGAGAACAGGATATCTCTGCTAATGTCGTTCACATGCATGAAAAATTGCAGCGGCCAGAAATGCTGGTTGGTTCTACGTACAAAATCAAGACACCCCTCTCCGAACATGCTCTCTATGTGACGATCAACGATATTATCCTTAACCAGGGTACGGAACATGAGCGCCGCCGGCCATTTGAGATTTTTATTAATTCAAAAAACATGGATCATTTTCAGTGGATTGTTGCCTTAACAAGAATTATCTCGGCGGTGTTCAGGAAGGGTGGTGATGCGACCTTCCTGGTTGAAGAACTGCACAGCGTATTCGATCCACGTGGCGGGTATTTCAAAAAAGGTGGTAAATACATGCCTTCACTGGTGGCCGAAATCGGTGATGCCATCGAATGCCATATGAAAGTAATCGGTATGATCCCGGCAGATGAGCTGGATGATTGTGTGCGCGAACACCTGCAGGCCAAGCGTGCTGAATACGATTCCATGACAGTTGAGGCAGAAAACAGGGCAGACGATACCCAGTTATCAGAAGAACAGGTGATTAGTGATTTTCCACCGGATGCGCAGCTATGCTCGAAATGCCATACCAAGGCAGTCATTAAAATGGACGGGTGTATGACTTGTCTGAATTGCGGCGAGTCTAAGTGTGGGTAA
- the nrdZ gene encoding ribonucleoside-diphosphate reductase NrdZ, with amino-acid sequence MSVVNLKNQPDNNKLPVLQSASEDIWDKKYRLKTMNGDAVDANIHDTFIRVARALADVEVDDAKREKYYERFLWALESGAIPAGRIISNAGAQAHKPATSTINCTVAGVVPDSMDGILTSVHKAGLTLKAGCGIGYEFSTLRPKGAFVSGAGAHTSGPLSFMDIFDAMCFTISSAGGRRGAQMATFDISHPDIREFIRAKREDGRLRQFNLSCLITDDFVQAVRDDADWDLVFPASEQEIEDRDTQIIWRHWPTTKGYTTNDLNQVACRVYETIRAQHLWDTIMSSTYDFAEPGFILIDRINEMNNNWFCEDIRATNPCGEQPLPPYGSCLLGSINLTRFVHNPFTADASFDWQRFREVVAVFTRMLDNVVEINGLPLEEQRNEILSKRRHGMGFLGLGSSSTMMRMRYGSEECLEFTERVAREIAEVGWETGIELAKEKGMAPILGEEYKISAEMLNLRPEMKQDGYSVGDRITGRVLLAKYSRYMQQFDESLTDRIAETGVRFTHHSSIAPTGTISLSLGNNASNGIEPSFAHQYSRNVIREGKKTKEKINVFSYELLAYREQINPDASAMATDDENRLPDYFVAADDISPREHVDVQAAAQKWVDSSISKTANVPTDFPFEEFKDIYLYAHEKKLKGCTTFRFNPEAFQGVLVKEEDLENTLYRFELDDGEVVELKGNEEVEYDGETHTAANLYDALKEGYYGKF; translated from the coding sequence ATGAGCGTCGTAAACCTGAAAAACCAGCCTGATAATAATAAGTTGCCTGTCTTGCAGTCTGCTTCAGAAGATATCTGGGATAAAAAATATCGTCTCAAAACAATGAATGGTGATGCCGTCGACGCAAATATACATGATACTTTTATCCGTGTAGCGCGGGCACTGGCAGATGTCGAAGTCGATGATGCCAAACGCGAGAAATATTATGAGCGGTTTCTGTGGGCACTGGAAAGTGGTGCGATACCTGCGGGTCGTATTATTTCCAATGCTGGCGCGCAAGCACATAAACCAGCAACCAGTACGATTAATTGTACGGTTGCCGGCGTGGTGCCTGATTCGATGGATGGCATATTAACTTCGGTACATAAGGCTGGACTGACACTGAAAGCTGGTTGTGGAATCGGCTATGAGTTTTCAACTCTGCGACCAAAAGGTGCATTTGTTAGTGGTGCCGGTGCCCATACCTCCGGGCCACTTTCCTTCATGGATATTTTCGATGCCATGTGTTTCACGATTTCTTCTGCCGGCGGGCGCCGTGGTGCACAGATGGCTACTTTCGATATTTCACATCCTGACATACGGGAATTTATCCGTGCCAAGCGCGAAGACGGCCGACTGCGCCAGTTCAATCTGTCCTGCCTGATCACGGATGATTTTGTTCAGGCGGTCAGAGATGATGCCGACTGGGATCTGGTCTTTCCGGCATCCGAACAAGAAATTGAAGACAGGGATACACAGATAATATGGCGCCACTGGCCAACCACCAAAGGCTATACTACAAATGATCTGAATCAGGTAGCCTGCCGTGTCTATGAAACCATTCGTGCACAGCACTTATGGGATACGATCATGTCTTCCACCTATGACTTTGCCGAGCCGGGTTTTATTCTCATCGATCGTATAAATGAGATGAACAATAACTGGTTCTGTGAGGACATCAGGGCGACCAATCCATGCGGTGAGCAACCCTTGCCACCATATGGCAGCTGTTTACTGGGATCCATCAACCTAACGCGATTTGTGCATAATCCATTTACGGCCGATGCGTCATTTGACTGGCAGCGGTTTCGTGAAGTGGTTGCTGTGTTCACCCGTATGCTTGATAACGTAGTGGAAATCAATGGCTTGCCGCTGGAAGAGCAACGCAATGAAATCCTCAGTAAACGTCGTCATGGTATGGGGTTTCTGGGCCTGGGCTCCAGCAGTACCATGATGCGTATGCGCTACGGCAGCGAAGAATGCCTGGAGTTCACTGAGCGTGTCGCCAGGGAGATAGCAGAGGTTGGCTGGGAAACCGGTATAGAGCTGGCGAAAGAAAAGGGAATGGCACCGATACTTGGTGAGGAGTACAAAATAAGTGCTGAGATGCTTAACCTGAGACCGGAAATGAAGCAGGATGGTTACAGTGTCGGCGACAGGATAACGGGCCGTGTTCTGCTGGCAAAATACAGCCGATATATGCAACAGTTTGATGAATCACTGACAGATCGTATTGCCGAGACGGGTGTACGTTTTACACATCACAGCTCCATTGCACCGACTGGAACAATAAGTCTGTCCTTAGGAAATAATGCCAGTAATGGTATCGAACCCTCTTTTGCTCATCAGTACAGCCGCAATGTTATCCGCGAAGGAAAAAAGACCAAAGAAAAAATTAATGTTTTTTCTTACGAACTGCTGGCTTACCGTGAACAGATAAACCCTGATGCTTCAGCAATGGCAACAGATGATGAAAACCGCCTGCCGGATTATTTTGTTGCGGCTGATGATATTAGCCCACGTGAGCATGTAGACGTACAGGCCGCTGCCCAGAAATGGGTCGATTCATCAATTTCGAAAACGGCCAATGTGCCGACTGATTTCCCGTTTGAAGAGTTCAAGGATATCTACCTCTATGCCCACGAGAAGAAGCTTAAAGGCTGTACTACCTTTCGCTTCAATCCTGAGGCCTTCCAGGGCGTGCTGGTGAAGGAAGAAGACCTGGAAAATACCCTGTATCGCTTCGAACTTGATGACGGCGAAGTAGTGGAATTAAAGGGCAATGAAGAAGTTGAATATGATGGTGAAACCCACACCGCAGCGAATCTGTATGATGCCTTGAAAGAGGGTTATTACGGTAAGTTCTGA
- a CDS encoding alpha/beta hydrolase family protein, with amino-acid sequence MYYIFSSSALFAMWMSRVYLTAILLSTTLFFSPSAISDEVVAKDRQCVILLHGLARTSHSMDKMEQALLGAGYLTANIDYPSRTMKIQDLASLAVNEGLASCKSQSSSQINFVTHSMGGILVRYFLAKNTLSQLGRVVMLAPPNKGSLVTDRFRNEQWYKWLTGPAGQQLGTGKDGIPGLLGAVDYPTGIIAGDKHSPIDNWLAEIIPGEDDGKVSVEHAKVEGMSDFIVLPYDHISIMKKDAVIRQTLYFLKHGNFNHPG; translated from the coding sequence ATGTATTATATATTTTCAAGTTCAGCACTGTTTGCCATGTGGATGAGCCGGGTATATCTGACCGCCATTCTCCTGTCTACGACATTATTTTTCAGTCCTTCTGCGATATCGGACGAGGTGGTAGCGAAGGACAGGCAATGCGTGATTCTGCTACATGGTCTGGCTCGTACCAGTCATTCAATGGATAAGATGGAACAGGCCCTGCTCGGCGCAGGCTATCTCACCGCCAATATCGATTATCCTTCACGCACGATGAAGATTCAGGATCTGGCTTCGTTAGCTGTCAATGAAGGGCTTGCCTCATGCAAGTCACAATCGTCCAGTCAGATTAACTTTGTTACACACTCTATGGGTGGAATACTGGTACGTTATTTCCTTGCAAAAAATACACTTTCCCAGCTTGGCCGAGTGGTCATGCTGGCACCCCCTAATAAGGGCTCTCTGGTAACCGACAGGTTCCGAAATGAGCAATGGTATAAGTGGTTGACCGGGCCGGCCGGTCAACAACTGGGTACTGGTAAGGACGGTATACCGGGGCTACTTGGTGCAGTGGATTATCCCACAGGTATCATTGCCGGTGATAAACATAGCCCGATCGATAACTGGCTGGCAGAGATCATACCTGGTGAGGATGATGGTAAGGTGTCGGTAGAGCATGCGAAGGTAGAGGGCATGAGTGATTTTATTGTTTTACCCTATGACCATATCAGCATCATGAAGAAGGATGCGGTGATCCGGCAAACCCTTTACTTTCTCAAGCATGGTAACTTCAATCACCCTGGCTAA
- the sigH_1 gene encoding ECF RNA polymerase sigma factor SigH has product MKLDRKNLQKLYRYAYTLTADEDDAYDLLQSAIETGLNKPADRTATSTAYIRTIMKNRYIDEYRHQQSFPQENIDDHVPVSLDESSLENVVIASHDLALLWKTLDPLDREVLFFWAVEGFSMQQIADKLEVSRGTLLSRIHRLRRRLQAEAGVEQRGIA; this is encoded by the coding sequence ATGAAGCTGGATCGGAAAAATCTGCAAAAGCTCTACCGATACGCCTACACCCTGACGGCAGATGAGGATGATGCCTATGATCTATTGCAAAGCGCGATAGAAACCGGTCTGAACAAACCGGCAGACAGAACAGCAACGAGTACTGCCTATATTCGCACGATAATGAAAAATCGCTACATTGATGAGTATCGTCATCAACAGTCATTCCCGCAGGAAAACATTGATGACCACGTCCCTGTCAGTCTGGACGAGTCCTCATTGGAGAATGTGGTCATCGCCAGTCATGATCTTGCGCTGTTGTGGAAAACCCTGGACCCCTTAGATCGCGAGGTGCTTTTTTTCTGGGCAGTCGAGGGATTCAGCATGCAGCAGATCGCAGATAAACTCGAGGTCTCACGCGGCACACTGCTATCACGCATTCACCGACTGCGTAGACGTTTGCAGGCTGAAGCAGGTGTGGAGCAGAGGGGGATCGCATGA
- a CDS encoding succinate dehydrogenase iron-sulfur subunit has protein sequence MSDKNAEIMQKYHNDFLREVEANVEEGDWVHMCMQCGVCAGSCPLGDAWEHSPQEIFMMIRAGKREEVLTSDSMWMCTSCYNCIVRCPRELPITHIMHGLANYAHRLGIAPKMNPTRRFAKLFWNNIVKTGRVNELKLSVNLYFMDGFANGVKTSMEMMGMGLGMLKTGRLDALGLLRSNGIKDKSGLHKALKKAREIEDARKGLS, from the coding sequence ATGAGTGACAAGAATGCTGAAATAATGCAGAAATACCACAACGACTTCCTCAGGGAAGTTGAAGCCAACGTTGAAGAAGGTGACTGGGTACACATGTGCATGCAGTGCGGCGTCTGTGCAGGCTCCTGCCCACTGGGCGATGCCTGGGAACATTCCCCGCAGGAAATCTTCATGATGATCCGTGCCGGCAAACGTGAAGAGGTACTGACCTCCGACTCCATGTGGATGTGTACCTCGTGTTATAACTGTATTGTTCGCTGCCCACGTGAACTGCCGATCACCCATATCATGCACGGCCTGGCAAATTACGCACACCGTCTGGGTATAGCGCCGAAAATGAATCCCACACGTCGCTTTGCCAAATTATTCTGGAATAACATCGTTAAAACTGGCCGTGTAAACGAACTCAAACTTTCCGTCAACCTGTACTTCATGGACGGCTTTGCTAATGGTGTCAAAACAAGCATGGAAATGATGGGCATGGGTCTAGGAATGCTGAAGACAGGTCGACTCGATGCATTGGGTCTGTTGAGATCCAACGGCATCAAAGACAAATCCGGCCTGCACAAGGCGTTGAAAAAAGCACGTGAAATCGAGGATGCCCGCAAGGGTCTCTCGTAA
- a CDS encoding putative glutamate synthase (NADPH) small subunit: protein MTDIVATNETILVVGGGISGMTAAIEAAECGKNVILVEKAPSLGGRVSQLYKYFPKLCFPTCGLEINQRRIKANKNLHILTMSEITNVTGDSGNYTATVKTAPRYVNENCTACGACGEAVTAEIDNPFNYNMNKIKAAYLPHNMAYPQRYVIDPSIIGTDEAEKAKAACKYDAIDLDMQETTMELNIGTIVWATGWKPYDAAKIQPYGYDRFDNVITSVEFERMMDPSGPTGGKLLRPSDNHEAKNIAFIQCAGSRDRNHLTHCSRICCMASLKQTSYLTEQYGDDEEARASVYYIDIRAIDRFEDFYQKVQDDPKVSFIKSKVANITLDEESGNPVLQGVDTEGYHRYSNPHDLVVLAIGMTPSVDISEIASGVSTDSSGFIQVNVDNGGIFAAGCASNALDVNRSVQSATAAALHSIQVVNKVSAAEA, encoded by the coding sequence ATGACCGACATAGTCGCGACGAACGAAACTATTCTGGTTGTAGGTGGCGGAATTAGCGGCATGACAGCTGCTATTGAAGCTGCAGAATGCGGTAAGAATGTTATCCTGGTTGAAAAGGCCCCCAGTCTCGGCGGCCGTGTTTCCCAGTTATATAAGTACTTTCCCAAGCTGTGCTTTCCGACCTGTGGTCTGGAAATCAACCAGCGCCGCATCAAAGCCAATAAAAACCTCCACATACTGACGATGTCAGAAATAACAAATGTTACCGGTGATTCGGGCAATTACACAGCAACGGTCAAAACTGCACCACGCTATGTCAACGAAAACTGCACCGCCTGTGGCGCCTGTGGTGAAGCTGTCACAGCGGAAATCGATAACCCGTTCAATTACAACATGAACAAGATTAAGGCTGCCTACCTGCCACACAACATGGCATATCCGCAGCGTTATGTCATCGACCCCAGTATTATCGGCACCGACGAGGCAGAAAAAGCCAAAGCAGCCTGTAAATATGATGCCATCGATCTCGATATGCAGGAAACCACGATGGAACTGAATATTGGTACTATCGTCTGGGCTACCGGCTGGAAACCCTATGATGCTGCTAAAATTCAGCCTTACGGCTATGACCGCTTTGACAACGTCATCACCAGTGTTGAATTTGAACGCATGATGGATCCTTCTGGTCCAACCGGCGGCAAGCTACTGCGTCCATCTGACAACCACGAAGCAAAGAATATCGCCTTCATCCAGTGCGCCGGCTCACGAGACCGCAACCATCTGACACATTGCTCACGCATCTGCTGCATGGCATCGCTAAAGCAGACCTCCTATCTAACTGAACAGTACGGCGATGATGAAGAGGCCAGAGCCAGCGTCTACTATATAGACATACGTGCCATTGATCGTTTCGAAGACTTCTATCAGAAGGTTCAGGACGATCCAAAAGTCAGTTTTATCAAATCTAAAGTCGCCAACATCACCCTGGATGAAGAAAGCGGAAACCCGGTGCTTCAGGGTGTCGACACTGAAGGATATCACCGTTACAGCAACCCGCACGACCTGGTAGTTCTGGCCATAGGTATGACACCAAGTGTCGATATCAGTGAAATAGCCAGCGGCGTTTCCACCGACAGCAGTGGGTTCATTCAGGTCAACGTTGATAACGGCGGTATTTTTGCTGCCGGCTGTGCATCCAATGCGCTGGATGTGAACCGCTCAGTGCAGAGCGCCACGGCGGCGGCACTGCACTCCATCCAGGTAGTTAACAAAGTTTCGGCTGCGGAGGCTTAA
- the nirQ_1 gene encoding denitrification regulatory protein NirQ, with the protein MQELNKNIDEFLITDEPYYHAVGDEIMLFEAAWKNKLPLLLKGPTGCGKTRFMEHMAWRLQRPLITVACHDDLTASDLVGRYLIIGGETRWVDGPLAVAARHGAICYLDEVVEARKDTTVVIHPLADDRRALPIEKTGELLKAGDDFCLAISYNPGYQSVLKDLKQSTRQRFIAIEFDYPVAAVEAGIVVHETGLDDEMAYRLVKFAGMTRNLKGNGLEEGASTRLLVHAGKLISDGISPQLACRGAISEALTDDREMLLAVNELSDSLF; encoded by the coding sequence ATGCAGGAACTAAATAAAAATATTGATGAATTTCTCATCACAGATGAACCCTACTACCACGCTGTCGGTGATGAGATCATGCTGTTCGAAGCAGCCTGGAAGAATAAGCTGCCGTTGTTGCTGAAAGGGCCGACTGGCTGCGGCAAGACGCGCTTCATGGAGCATATGGCTTGGCGTCTGCAGCGGCCGCTAATTACTGTTGCCTGCCATGACGACCTGACCGCATCGGACCTGGTTGGACGTTACCTGATTATAGGCGGCGAGACCCGTTGGGTAGATGGGCCACTGGCCGTGGCAGCACGCCATGGCGCGATCTGTTATCTGGACGAGGTGGTAGAGGCACGTAAGGACACTACGGTTGTTATCCATCCTCTGGCGGATGATCGACGGGCTTTGCCGATCGAAAAAACAGGTGAATTACTGAAGGCTGGCGATGATTTCTGTCTCGCCATATCCTACAACCCCGGTTATCAGAGTGTGCTGAAAGATCTCAAGCAGAGTACGCGGCAGCGTTTTATTGCCATCGAGTTTGATTACCCAGTGGCTGCAGTGGAGGCCGGTATCGTTGTACACGAAACAGGTCTCGATGATGAAATGGCCTACCGCCTGGTGAAGTTTGCCGGTATGACGCGCAACCTCAAAGGCAATGGCCTGGAAGAAGGTGCCAGCACCCGTTTACTGGTACACGCCGGGAAACTGATCTCGGATGGTATTTCACCGCAGCTAGCCTGTCGCGGGGCAATATCCGAGGCATTGACGGATGATCGGGAGATGTTGTTGGCGGTGAATGAACTTAGTGATTCGTTGTTTTGA